One Scleropages formosus chromosome 8, fSclFor1.1, whole genome shotgun sequence DNA window includes the following coding sequences:
- the btaf1 gene encoding TATA-binding protein-associated factor 172 isoform X1 gives MFLYFSRLDRLFILLDTGTTPVTRKAAAQQLGDVVKLHPHELNNLLSKVLTYLRSPNWDTRIAAGQAVEAIVKNIPEWNPAPRPKEEACSDFSLEDTSSDRLSFYRFDISRLLKHGASLLGSAGAEFEVQDDKSAEVDPKERLARQRKLLQKKLGLDMGAAIGMDTEELFNDDDLDYTPCSHSGGPKPPGGKALACPSSRNHTTMQAAELIDSEFRPGMSNRQKNKAKRMAKLVAKQRSRDMDTNEKSNDSFEGEPEEKRRKTTNVVIEQPATDHKVLIDNVPDNSSLFDETQEWPLESFCDELCNDLFNPSWEVRHGAGTGLREILKCHGAAGGKLAGSTAEEMTRQHQEWLEDLVIRLLCVFALDRFGDFVSDEVVAPVRETCAQTLGVALRHMVDSGVTMTVDILLKLLTEDQWEVRHGGLLGIKYALAVRQDLIGVLLPRVLPAITEGLQDLDDDVRAVAAAALIPVVDGLVQLQPAEVPFIVNTLWDALLELDDLTASTNSIMTLLSSLLTYPQVRQCSIQQSLTVLVPRVWPFLRHTISSVRKAALETLFTLLSKADQSSAEWLTPILQDMLRHIFQSCILESNQEILDLIQKVWMELIRQASQQYVVAASCPWMGAWLCLMMQPAHIPIDLNMLLEVKARFKEKTGGKGRQGPNQTKETVQEYVAGAETITEDPATRDYVVMRARFMAAKLLGALCSCICDPRLNASTQEIRPAESLAQLLLFHLNSKSALQRIAVALVLCEWAALQKECKAVSSTVQPRLLAILSEHLYYDEIAIPFTRMQNECKQLIALLADAHIDISDRVNCTVFTIEQANDLVTTVFTESTTGLNLKSKYWQPLDSKRQQLLSTVAETNQEWQLLHLRVHMFTSCAVVNLQLLPDKLNPVVRPLMEAVRREENTLVQGYAAAFIAKLLQQCTARVPCPNAKIVKNLCSSVCVDPLLTPSAACPVSPVQETAKAGVSDKDGMNHVVNKTKGIITLYRHQKAAFAITSKRGPTPKAQRTPAMDLPPGSTVAADSDESKKPCLVQRRGAEFSLTTIARHFGPELTSALPCLWDAMVGHLRTTVDGHSPSLDCRLQLEKGDAAAQELINSLQVLEVTAGAMSSELVPLLLEHLPHLCTCLQHPYTAVRHMAARCLGVLSKISTLETMNVFLERVLPWMGAIDDTTKQEGAIEAMACVMEQLDVDIVPYIVLLVVPVLGRMSDPSDSVRFMATQCFATLIRLLPLEAGIPDPPNMSEELIRQKARERHFLEQLLDGRKLESYKIPVPIKAELRKYQQDGVNWLSFLNKYKLHGILCDDMGLGKTLQSICILAGDHYFRAQEYAKTKAADCCPLPSLVVCPPTLTGHWVDEVGKFCTREYLNPLHYTGPPTERARLQHQVKKHNLVVASYDVVRNDIDFFRNIKFNYCILDEGHVIKNGKTKLSKAIKQLSANFRVILSGTPIQNNVLELWSLFDFLMPGFLGTERQFAARYGKPILASRDARSSSREQEAGVLAMEALHRQVLPFLLRRMKEDVLQDLPPKIIQDYYCSLSPLQVQLYEDFAKSRAKVNVEDTISSNMAPEEEDTPKLKATGHVFQALQYLRKLCNHPALVLTPMHPEYKRITEHLAAQNSSLRDIVHAPKLSALKQLLLDCGLGGTGSSDVGTEAVVAQHRVLIFCQLKSMLDIVEHDLLKPQLPSVTYLRLDGSVQAGQRHSIVSRFNNDPSIDVLLLTTHVGGLGLNLTGADTVVFVEHDWNPMRDLQAMDRAHRIGQKRVVNVYRLITRGTLEEKIMGLQKFKMSIANTVISQENASLQSMGTEQLLNLFTLDKDEKLEKGESPATASGKASMKSVLDGLGDLWDQQQYDTEYDLESFMNSLH, from the exons CTGAGGTGGACCCTAAGGAGCGGCTGGCTCGTCAGCGGAAGCTTCTGCAGAAGAAACTAGGGCTGGATATGGGTGCAGCAATTGGCATGGACACAGAGGAACTGTTCAATGATGATGACTTGGACTATACTCCCTGCAGCCACTCAGGGGGACCTAAACCCCCAGGTGGGAAGGCTTTGGCCTGTCCCAGCTCACGCAACCACACG ACTATGCAGGCAGCTGAACTGATAGACTCGGAGTTCCGGCCAGGCATGAGTAATCGACAGAAGAACAAGGCCAAGAGGATGGCCAAGCTAGTGGCTAAACAGAGATCCAGGGACATGGACACCAATGAAAAAag CAATGATAGCTTTGAAGGAGAGCCGGAGGAAAAGCGCCGGAAAACAACCAATGTTGTTATTGAGCAGCCAGCGACAGACCACAAAGTCTTAATTGACAATGTTCCAGATAACTCTAGCCTGTTTGATGAG ACTCAAGAATGGCCACTGGAGAGTTTTTGTGATGAGCTCTGTAATGACCTCTTCAATCCCTCTTGGgag GTTCGACACGGTGCTGGGACAGGCCTCAGGGAGATCCTCAAATGCCATGGAGCAGCTGGCGGAAAGTTGGCAGGGAGCACTGCTGAGGAG ATGACTCGACAGCATCAGGAGTGGCTTGAAGACCTTGTCATACGGCTACTTTGTGTCTTTGCCCTTGACAGGTTTGGGGACTTTGTGTCTGATGAG GTGGTAGCACCAGTCAGGGAGACCTGTGCCCAGACTCTGGGTGTGGCTCTTCGCCATATGGTGGATAGTGGCGTGACGATGACAGTGGACATTCTTCTCaagctgctgacagaggaccAATGGGAGGTCCGACACGGAGGACTTTTGGGCATTAAGTATGCTCTGGCTGTCAGACAG GATCTGATTGGTGTTCTGCTTCCCCGAGTGCTGCCGGCCATCACAGAGGGCCTGCAGGATCTGGACGATGATGTCCGAGCTGTAGCAGCTGCCGCCCTTATCCCTGTTGTAGATGGTCTGGTGCAGCTGCAGCCTGCAGAG GTTCCCTTCATTGTGAACACTCTATGGGATGCTCTTTTGGAGCTGGATGACCTCACTGCCTCCACCAACAGCATCATGACGCTTCTGTCGTCGCTGCTTACCTACCCTCAGGTCCGGCAGTGCAG CATCCAGCAGTCGCTCACTGTGCTAGTCCCACGTGTCTGGCCTTTCCTTCGGCACACAATATCCTCTGTCCGAAAGGCGGCACTTGAGACACTCTTCACCCTCTTATCAAAAGCTGACCAG AGCTCTGCAGAATGGCTTACTCCCATCCTTCAGGACATGTTGAGACACATCTTCCAATCCTGTATCCTGGAAAGCAACCAAGAGATTCTGGACCTTATCCAGAAG GTTTGGATGGAACTCATTCGCCAGGCCTCACAGCAGTATGTGGTGGCAGCTAGCTGTCCATGGATGGGAGCTTGGCTGTGTCTGATGATGCAGCCTGCTCACATCCCCATAGATCTGAACATGCTGTTAGAGGTGAAGGCCCGCTTCAAG GAAAAGACGGGCGGAAAAGGACGCCAAGGTCCAAACCAGACAAAGGAAACTGTGCAGGAGTACGTGGCTGGAGCAGAGACTATTACAGAGGATCCTGCCACACGAGACTACGTGGTGATGCGAGCGCGCTTCATGGCTGCAAA GCTACTGGGGGCACTGTGCAGCTGTATCTGTGATCCGCGGCTCAATGCTTCCACACAGGAGATCCGACCTGCTGAATCTCTAGCTCAGTTGTTGCTCTTCCACCTTAACTCCAAGTCTGCCCTGCAGCGCATTGCTGTGGCACTGGTCCTTTGCGAGTGGGCAGCTCTGCAGAAG GAGTGTAAAGCGGTGTCCAGCACAGTGCAGCCTCGGCTGTTGGCAATTTTATCAGAGCACCTCTACTATGACGAGATTGCCATTCCCTTCACTCGCATGCAGAATGAGTGCAAGCAGCTTATTGCTCTGCTGGCTGACGCCCACATTGACATCAGCGACCGGGTCAACTGCACTGTGTTCACCATTGAACAGGCCAATGATCTG GTGACTACAGTCTTTACGGAGTCCACAACAGGCCTGAACCTCAAGTCCAAGTATTGGCAGCCACTGGACAGCAAGCGGCAGCAGCTGCTGTCCACCGTGGCAGAGACCAACCAAGAGTGGCAGCTGCTGCACCTTCGTGTGCACATGTTCACCTCCTGTGCAGTCgtgaacctgcagcttttgcCCGACAAGCTGAACCCTGTGGTACGACCACTAATGGAGGCAGTGAGAAGGGAAGAGAACACACTGGTGCAGGGCtatgctgctgcctttattgCCAAGTTGCTCCAGCAGTGCACTGCCCGTGTTCCCTGCCCCAATGCCAAGATTGTCAAGAACCTGTGCAGCTCTGTGTGCGTGGACCCCTTGCTTACCCCTTCTGCCGCCTGCCCTGTGTCCCCCGTTCAAGAAACAGCAAAGG CTGGTGTCTCCGACAAAGATGGAATGAACCATGTTGTCAACAAGACAAAAGGCATAATAACCCTTTACCGCCACCAGAAGGCAGCTTTTGCCATTACCAGCAAGAGAGGCCCCACTCCAAAGGCCCAGAGGACCCCTGCTATGGATCTGCCTCCTGGCAGCACGGTGGCTGCAGATTCTGATGAG AGTAAGAAACCCTGTCTTGTACAGAGAAGGGGAGCAGAGTTCTCCTTGACAACAATTGCCCGACACTTTGGTCCTGAGCTAACATCTGCACTGCCCTGCCTCTGGGATGCCATGGTGGGGCACCTGAGAACGACTGTTGATGGCCACAGTCCATCTCTGG ACTGCAGGCTCCAGCTGGAAAAGGGGGATGCTGCTGCCCAGGAGCTCATCAACTCTCTACAAGTGTTGGAGGTGACAGCTGGGGCCATGTCTTCTGAGCTTGTCCCCCTG CTACTGGAGCACCTACCACACCTTTGTACCTGTTTGCAGCATCCCTACACAGCTGTGCGACACATGGCCGCTCGTTGCCTTGGCGTGCTCAGCAAGATCTCCACCTTGGAAACAATGAATGTCTTCCTGGAACGTGTGCTGCCTTGGATGGGGGCTATAGATGACACCACTAAGCAAGAGGGTGCTATTGAGGCCATGGCCT GTGTTATGGAACAGCTGGATGTGGACATTGTGCCCTACATTGTGCTGTTGGTGGTACCTGTGCTAGGGCGTATGAGCGACCCAAGCGACAGTGTGCGTTTCATGGCCACACAGTGCTTTGCCACTCTTATCCGCCTACTGCCGCTAGAG GCTGGAATCCCGGACCCACCCAACATGTCAGAAGAGCTGATTAGGCAGAAGGCCAGGGAGCGCCACTTCCTGGAGCAACTACTGGATGGGCGCAAACTGGAAAGCTACAAGATCCCAGTGCCCATCAAGGCAGAGCTGAGGAAGTACCAACAG GATGGTGTGAATTGGCTGTCATTCCTAAACAAGTACAAGCTGCATGGCATTCTTTGTGATGATATGGGCCTGGGGAAGACACTACAGTCCATCTGTATCCTGGCAGGGGACCACTACTTCAG AGCACAGGAGTATGCTAAGACCAAGGCTGCAGATTGCTGCCCCCTACCCTCCCTGGTAGTCTGCCCACCTACGCTGACTGGCCATTGGGTAGATGAGGTGGGAAAGTTCTGCACCAGAGAGTACTTGAACCCCCTGCACTATACTGGGCCACCCACAGAGCGGGCACG GTTACAGCATCAAGTGAAAAAGCACAACCTTGTTGTAGCTTCGTACGATGTTGTGAGGAATGACATTGACTTTTTTAG GAATATTAAATTCAATTACTGCATCTTGGATGAAGGTCACGTCATCAAGAACGGGAAAACGAAGCTTTCAAAGGCCATCAAGCAGTTGTCAGCCAACTTCCGGGTGATCCTCTCTGGAACACCCATacag AACAACGTACTGGAACTGTGGTCGCTCTTCGACTTCCTCATGCCTGGTTTTTTGGGGACAGAGCGTCAGTTTGCTGCCCGTTATGGAAAGCCCATCCTCGCTAGCCGCGATGCTCGGAGCTCATCCCGTGAGCAGGAGGCAG GTGTGCTAGCCATGGAAGCGCTACATCGTCAAGTGCTTCCCTTCCTCCTGAGGAGGATGAAGGAGGACGTTCTCCAGGACTTGCCACCCAAGATCATCCAGGACTACTATTGCAGCCTcagcccccttcag GTCCAACTATATGAAGACTTTGCAAAGTCACGGGCAAAGGTGAATGTGGAGGACACAATTTCCAGCAACATGGCACCAGAGGAAGAAGACACTCCTAAACTGAAGGCCACTGGTCATGTGTTCCAG GCCCTGCAGTATCTTAGGAAGCTCTGCAACCATCCTGCCCTTGTTTTGACTCCCATGCATCCTGAGTACAAGCGCATCACCGAGCACCTCGCTGCCCAGAACTCGAGCCTACGGGACATTGTGCATGCACCCAAACTGTCTGCTCTCAAACAG CTGCTTCTGGATTGCGGCTTGGGTGGCACTGGCTCCTCGGATGTTGGTACGGAGGCTGTGGTTGCCCAGCACCGTGTGCTCATCTTCTGCCAACTGAAAAGCATGCTGGACATTGTGGAACATGACCTCCTTAAGCCCCAGTTGCCCTCCGTTACCTACCTGCGCCTAGATGGCAGTGTACAGGCCGGCCAGCGTCACTCCATTGTCTCCAG GTTCAATAATGATCCATCCATCGATGTGCTGCTACTCACCACACATGTGGGTGGCCTGGGTCTCAACCTGACAGGTGCTGATACAGTGGTGTTTGTAGAACATGACTGGAACCCCATGAGAGACCTACAGGCCATGGACCGTGCCCATAGAATAGGACAG AAACGGGTGGTGAATGTGTACCGGCTGATCACTCGGGGCACGTTAGAGGAGAAGATCATGGGGCTGCAGAAGTTTAAGATGAGCATAGCCAACACCGTCATCAGCCAGGAGAACGCCAGCCTTCAGAGCATGGGCACAGAGCAGCTGCTCAACCTCTTCACGCTGGACAAG GATGAGAAGTTGGAAAAGGGTGAGTCACCTGCTACCGCATCAGGAAAAGCATCCATGAAATCAGTGCTGGATGGCTTGGGAGACCTCTGGGACCAGCAGCAGTATGACACAGAGTATGACCTCGAGAGCTTCATGAACTCTCTCCACTGA
- the btaf1 gene encoding TATA-binding protein-associated factor 172 isoform X2: protein MAVSRLDRLFILLDTGTTPVTRKAAAQQLGDVVKLHPHELNNLLSKVLTYLRSPNWDTRIAAGQAVEAIVKNIPEWNPAPRPKEEACSDFSLEDTSSDRLSFYRFDISRLLKHGASLLGSAGAEFEVQDDKSAEVDPKERLARQRKLLQKKLGLDMGAAIGMDTEELFNDDDLDYTPCSHSGGPKPPGGKALACPSSRNHTTMQAAELIDSEFRPGMSNRQKNKAKRMAKLVAKQRSRDMDTNEKSNDSFEGEPEEKRRKTTNVVIEQPATDHKVLIDNVPDNSSLFDETQEWPLESFCDELCNDLFNPSWEVRHGAGTGLREILKCHGAAGGKLAGSTAEEMTRQHQEWLEDLVIRLLCVFALDRFGDFVSDEVVAPVRETCAQTLGVALRHMVDSGVTMTVDILLKLLTEDQWEVRHGGLLGIKYALAVRQDLIGVLLPRVLPAITEGLQDLDDDVRAVAAAALIPVVDGLVQLQPAEVPFIVNTLWDALLELDDLTASTNSIMTLLSSLLTYPQVRQCSIQQSLTVLVPRVWPFLRHTISSVRKAALETLFTLLSKADQSSAEWLTPILQDMLRHIFQSCILESNQEILDLIQKVWMELIRQASQQYVVAASCPWMGAWLCLMMQPAHIPIDLNMLLEVKARFKEKTGGKGRQGPNQTKETVQEYVAGAETITEDPATRDYVVMRARFMAAKLLGALCSCICDPRLNASTQEIRPAESLAQLLLFHLNSKSALQRIAVALVLCEWAALQKECKAVSSTVQPRLLAILSEHLYYDEIAIPFTRMQNECKQLIALLADAHIDISDRVNCTVFTIEQANDLVTTVFTESTTGLNLKSKYWQPLDSKRQQLLSTVAETNQEWQLLHLRVHMFTSCAVVNLQLLPDKLNPVVRPLMEAVRREENTLVQGYAAAFIAKLLQQCTARVPCPNAKIVKNLCSSVCVDPLLTPSAACPVSPVQETAKAGVSDKDGMNHVVNKTKGIITLYRHQKAAFAITSKRGPTPKAQRTPAMDLPPGSTVAADSDESKKPCLVQRRGAEFSLTTIARHFGPELTSALPCLWDAMVGHLRTTVDGHSPSLDCRLQLEKGDAAAQELINSLQVLEVTAGAMSSELVPLLLEHLPHLCTCLQHPYTAVRHMAARCLGVLSKISTLETMNVFLERVLPWMGAIDDTTKQEGAIEAMACVMEQLDVDIVPYIVLLVVPVLGRMSDPSDSVRFMATQCFATLIRLLPLEAGIPDPPNMSEELIRQKARERHFLEQLLDGRKLESYKIPVPIKAELRKYQQDGVNWLSFLNKYKLHGILCDDMGLGKTLQSICILAGDHYFRAQEYAKTKAADCCPLPSLVVCPPTLTGHWVDEVGKFCTREYLNPLHYTGPPTERARLQHQVKKHNLVVASYDVVRNDIDFFRNIKFNYCILDEGHVIKNGKTKLSKAIKQLSANFRVILSGTPIQNNVLELWSLFDFLMPGFLGTERQFAARYGKPILASRDARSSSREQEAGVLAMEALHRQVLPFLLRRMKEDVLQDLPPKIIQDYYCSLSPLQVQLYEDFAKSRAKVNVEDTISSNMAPEEEDTPKLKATGHVFQALQYLRKLCNHPALVLTPMHPEYKRITEHLAAQNSSLRDIVHAPKLSALKQLLLDCGLGGTGSSDVGTEAVVAQHRVLIFCQLKSMLDIVEHDLLKPQLPSVTYLRLDGSVQAGQRHSIVSRFNNDPSIDVLLLTTHVGGLGLNLTGADTVVFVEHDWNPMRDLQAMDRAHRIGQKRVVNVYRLITRGTLEEKIMGLQKFKMSIANTVISQENASLQSMGTEQLLNLFTLDKDEKLEKGESPATASGKASMKSVLDGLGDLWDQQQYDTEYDLESFMNSLH from the exons CTGAGGTGGACCCTAAGGAGCGGCTGGCTCGTCAGCGGAAGCTTCTGCAGAAGAAACTAGGGCTGGATATGGGTGCAGCAATTGGCATGGACACAGAGGAACTGTTCAATGATGATGACTTGGACTATACTCCCTGCAGCCACTCAGGGGGACCTAAACCCCCAGGTGGGAAGGCTTTGGCCTGTCCCAGCTCACGCAACCACACG ACTATGCAGGCAGCTGAACTGATAGACTCGGAGTTCCGGCCAGGCATGAGTAATCGACAGAAGAACAAGGCCAAGAGGATGGCCAAGCTAGTGGCTAAACAGAGATCCAGGGACATGGACACCAATGAAAAAag CAATGATAGCTTTGAAGGAGAGCCGGAGGAAAAGCGCCGGAAAACAACCAATGTTGTTATTGAGCAGCCAGCGACAGACCACAAAGTCTTAATTGACAATGTTCCAGATAACTCTAGCCTGTTTGATGAG ACTCAAGAATGGCCACTGGAGAGTTTTTGTGATGAGCTCTGTAATGACCTCTTCAATCCCTCTTGGgag GTTCGACACGGTGCTGGGACAGGCCTCAGGGAGATCCTCAAATGCCATGGAGCAGCTGGCGGAAAGTTGGCAGGGAGCACTGCTGAGGAG ATGACTCGACAGCATCAGGAGTGGCTTGAAGACCTTGTCATACGGCTACTTTGTGTCTTTGCCCTTGACAGGTTTGGGGACTTTGTGTCTGATGAG GTGGTAGCACCAGTCAGGGAGACCTGTGCCCAGACTCTGGGTGTGGCTCTTCGCCATATGGTGGATAGTGGCGTGACGATGACAGTGGACATTCTTCTCaagctgctgacagaggaccAATGGGAGGTCCGACACGGAGGACTTTTGGGCATTAAGTATGCTCTGGCTGTCAGACAG GATCTGATTGGTGTTCTGCTTCCCCGAGTGCTGCCGGCCATCACAGAGGGCCTGCAGGATCTGGACGATGATGTCCGAGCTGTAGCAGCTGCCGCCCTTATCCCTGTTGTAGATGGTCTGGTGCAGCTGCAGCCTGCAGAG GTTCCCTTCATTGTGAACACTCTATGGGATGCTCTTTTGGAGCTGGATGACCTCACTGCCTCCACCAACAGCATCATGACGCTTCTGTCGTCGCTGCTTACCTACCCTCAGGTCCGGCAGTGCAG CATCCAGCAGTCGCTCACTGTGCTAGTCCCACGTGTCTGGCCTTTCCTTCGGCACACAATATCCTCTGTCCGAAAGGCGGCACTTGAGACACTCTTCACCCTCTTATCAAAAGCTGACCAG AGCTCTGCAGAATGGCTTACTCCCATCCTTCAGGACATGTTGAGACACATCTTCCAATCCTGTATCCTGGAAAGCAACCAAGAGATTCTGGACCTTATCCAGAAG GTTTGGATGGAACTCATTCGCCAGGCCTCACAGCAGTATGTGGTGGCAGCTAGCTGTCCATGGATGGGAGCTTGGCTGTGTCTGATGATGCAGCCTGCTCACATCCCCATAGATCTGAACATGCTGTTAGAGGTGAAGGCCCGCTTCAAG GAAAAGACGGGCGGAAAAGGACGCCAAGGTCCAAACCAGACAAAGGAAACTGTGCAGGAGTACGTGGCTGGAGCAGAGACTATTACAGAGGATCCTGCCACACGAGACTACGTGGTGATGCGAGCGCGCTTCATGGCTGCAAA GCTACTGGGGGCACTGTGCAGCTGTATCTGTGATCCGCGGCTCAATGCTTCCACACAGGAGATCCGACCTGCTGAATCTCTAGCTCAGTTGTTGCTCTTCCACCTTAACTCCAAGTCTGCCCTGCAGCGCATTGCTGTGGCACTGGTCCTTTGCGAGTGGGCAGCTCTGCAGAAG GAGTGTAAAGCGGTGTCCAGCACAGTGCAGCCTCGGCTGTTGGCAATTTTATCAGAGCACCTCTACTATGACGAGATTGCCATTCCCTTCACTCGCATGCAGAATGAGTGCAAGCAGCTTATTGCTCTGCTGGCTGACGCCCACATTGACATCAGCGACCGGGTCAACTGCACTGTGTTCACCATTGAACAGGCCAATGATCTG GTGACTACAGTCTTTACGGAGTCCACAACAGGCCTGAACCTCAAGTCCAAGTATTGGCAGCCACTGGACAGCAAGCGGCAGCAGCTGCTGTCCACCGTGGCAGAGACCAACCAAGAGTGGCAGCTGCTGCACCTTCGTGTGCACATGTTCACCTCCTGTGCAGTCgtgaacctgcagcttttgcCCGACAAGCTGAACCCTGTGGTACGACCACTAATGGAGGCAGTGAGAAGGGAAGAGAACACACTGGTGCAGGGCtatgctgctgcctttattgCCAAGTTGCTCCAGCAGTGCACTGCCCGTGTTCCCTGCCCCAATGCCAAGATTGTCAAGAACCTGTGCAGCTCTGTGTGCGTGGACCCCTTGCTTACCCCTTCTGCCGCCTGCCCTGTGTCCCCCGTTCAAGAAACAGCAAAGG CTGGTGTCTCCGACAAAGATGGAATGAACCATGTTGTCAACAAGACAAAAGGCATAATAACCCTTTACCGCCACCAGAAGGCAGCTTTTGCCATTACCAGCAAGAGAGGCCCCACTCCAAAGGCCCAGAGGACCCCTGCTATGGATCTGCCTCCTGGCAGCACGGTGGCTGCAGATTCTGATGAG AGTAAGAAACCCTGTCTTGTACAGAGAAGGGGAGCAGAGTTCTCCTTGACAACAATTGCCCGACACTTTGGTCCTGAGCTAACATCTGCACTGCCCTGCCTCTGGGATGCCATGGTGGGGCACCTGAGAACGACTGTTGATGGCCACAGTCCATCTCTGG ACTGCAGGCTCCAGCTGGAAAAGGGGGATGCTGCTGCCCAGGAGCTCATCAACTCTCTACAAGTGTTGGAGGTGACAGCTGGGGCCATGTCTTCTGAGCTTGTCCCCCTG CTACTGGAGCACCTACCACACCTTTGTACCTGTTTGCAGCATCCCTACACAGCTGTGCGACACATGGCCGCTCGTTGCCTTGGCGTGCTCAGCAAGATCTCCACCTTGGAAACAATGAATGTCTTCCTGGAACGTGTGCTGCCTTGGATGGGGGCTATAGATGACACCACTAAGCAAGAGGGTGCTATTGAGGCCATGGCCT GTGTTATGGAACAGCTGGATGTGGACATTGTGCCCTACATTGTGCTGTTGGTGGTACCTGTGCTAGGGCGTATGAGCGACCCAAGCGACAGTGTGCGTTTCATGGCCACACAGTGCTTTGCCACTCTTATCCGCCTACTGCCGCTAGAG GCTGGAATCCCGGACCCACCCAACATGTCAGAAGAGCTGATTAGGCAGAAGGCCAGGGAGCGCCACTTCCTGGAGCAACTACTGGATGGGCGCAAACTGGAAAGCTACAAGATCCCAGTGCCCATCAAGGCAGAGCTGAGGAAGTACCAACAG GATGGTGTGAATTGGCTGTCATTCCTAAACAAGTACAAGCTGCATGGCATTCTTTGTGATGATATGGGCCTGGGGAAGACACTACAGTCCATCTGTATCCTGGCAGGGGACCACTACTTCAG AGCACAGGAGTATGCTAAGACCAAGGCTGCAGATTGCTGCCCCCTACCCTCCCTGGTAGTCTGCCCACCTACGCTGACTGGCCATTGGGTAGATGAGGTGGGAAAGTTCTGCACCAGAGAGTACTTGAACCCCCTGCACTATACTGGGCCACCCACAGAGCGGGCACG GTTACAGCATCAAGTGAAAAAGCACAACCTTGTTGTAGCTTCGTACGATGTTGTGAGGAATGACATTGACTTTTTTAG GAATATTAAATTCAATTACTGCATCTTGGATGAAGGTCACGTCATCAAGAACGGGAAAACGAAGCTTTCAAAGGCCATCAAGCAGTTGTCAGCCAACTTCCGGGTGATCCTCTCTGGAACACCCATacag AACAACGTACTGGAACTGTGGTCGCTCTTCGACTTCCTCATGCCTGGTTTTTTGGGGACAGAGCGTCAGTTTGCTGCCCGTTATGGAAAGCCCATCCTCGCTAGCCGCGATGCTCGGAGCTCATCCCGTGAGCAGGAGGCAG GTGTGCTAGCCATGGAAGCGCTACATCGTCAAGTGCTTCCCTTCCTCCTGAGGAGGATGAAGGAGGACGTTCTCCAGGACTTGCCACCCAAGATCATCCAGGACTACTATTGCAGCCTcagcccccttcag GTCCAACTATATGAAGACTTTGCAAAGTCACGGGCAAAGGTGAATGTGGAGGACACAATTTCCAGCAACATGGCACCAGAGGAAGAAGACACTCCTAAACTGAAGGCCACTGGTCATGTGTTCCAG GCCCTGCAGTATCTTAGGAAGCTCTGCAACCATCCTGCCCTTGTTTTGACTCCCATGCATCCTGAGTACAAGCGCATCACCGAGCACCTCGCTGCCCAGAACTCGAGCCTACGGGACATTGTGCATGCACCCAAACTGTCTGCTCTCAAACAG CTGCTTCTGGATTGCGGCTTGGGTGGCACTGGCTCCTCGGATGTTGGTACGGAGGCTGTGGTTGCCCAGCACCGTGTGCTCATCTTCTGCCAACTGAAAAGCATGCTGGACATTGTGGAACATGACCTCCTTAAGCCCCAGTTGCCCTCCGTTACCTACCTGCGCCTAGATGGCAGTGTACAGGCCGGCCAGCGTCACTCCATTGTCTCCAG GTTCAATAATGATCCATCCATCGATGTGCTGCTACTCACCACACATGTGGGTGGCCTGGGTCTCAACCTGACAGGTGCTGATACAGTGGTGTTTGTAGAACATGACTGGAACCCCATGAGAGACCTACAGGCCATGGACCGTGCCCATAGAATAGGACAG AAACGGGTGGTGAATGTGTACCGGCTGATCACTCGGGGCACGTTAGAGGAGAAGATCATGGGGCTGCAGAAGTTTAAGATGAGCATAGCCAACACCGTCATCAGCCAGGAGAACGCCAGCCTTCAGAGCATGGGCACAGAGCAGCTGCTCAACCTCTTCACGCTGGACAAG GATGAGAAGTTGGAAAAGGGTGAGTCACCTGCTACCGCATCAGGAAAAGCATCCATGAAATCAGTGCTGGATGGCTTGGGAGACCTCTGGGACCAGCAGCAGTATGACACAGAGTATGACCTCGAGAGCTTCATGAACTCTCTCCACTGA